One region of Citrus sinensis cultivar Valencia sweet orange chromosome 6, DVS_A1.0, whole genome shotgun sequence genomic DNA includes:
- the LOC102610082 gene encoding uncharacterized protein LOC102610082, with translation MDIGSPCEKAISKALPGGLVNALDGNSDEVLSIKDSSECNTSDGGVVSHVEEGFEDLKLEDDGPGQKSLCKYATFPPTAKISPSANVNEQDEDDELKTAFEQMFSDDPVPSRCSRSLSLPTPLKLVSAMKGSRERQGASPRKLSVKWAPDVYDPPPTIVSHTVNRSKKQQKSREGRNYKQKKGKKGRKGNSSHSGSKDRKQFCKIGGSSSDKCYKLMGARDGVLQLPDGLNDFEVAGPDSCGSSFLKESLGKVHYSVAEAL, from the exons ATGGACATTGGCTCTCCTTGTGAGAAGGCAATATCTAAGGCATTACCTGGAGGTCTAGTAAATGCCCTTGATGGAAACAGCGACGAGGTTTTGAGCATTAAGGATTCGAGTGAATGTAATACATCTGATGGGGGTGTGGTGAGTCATGTGGAGGAAGGATTTGAAGACCTTAAATTAGAGGACGATGGACCTGGTCAGAAGAGCTTGTGCAAGTATGCTACATTCCCGCCCACTGCTAAGATATCACCTTCTGCTAATGTGAATGagcaagatgaagatgatgaactTAAGACAGCCTTCGAGCAAATGTTTTCTGATGACCCTGTGCCCTCGCGCTGTTCTCGCTCATTATCTTTGCCT ACTCCTTTGAAGCTTGTGTCTGCTATGAAAGGTAGCCGCGAGAGACAAGGTGCATCACCAAGGAAGCTGTCTGTGAAGTGGGCCCCTGACGTGTATGATCCGCCTCCAACAATAGTGTCTCACACTGTTAATAGAAGCAAAAAGCAGCAGAAGTCAAGAGAGGGCAGAAATTATAAAcagaagaaaggaaagaagggtcGTAAGGGCAACTCTTCTCATAGTGGCAGCAAAGACAGGAAGCAATTCTGCAAAATTGGAGGGAGTAGTTCTGACAAGTGTTACAAATTAATGGGTGCTCGTGATGGAGTACTTCAGCTCCCTGATGGCCTCAATGACTTTGAGGTTGCTGGTCCAGACTCTTGTGGCAGTAGTTTCCTTAAAGAATCGCTTGGCAAGGTGCATTACTCAGTTGCAGAGGCATTATGA